The following proteins come from a genomic window of Leptolyngbya iicbica LK:
- a CDS encoding c-type cytochrome, translated as MMVRSLLKFGLCLLAVLCSGLLWLPLGATAGDLQEPEASAPALFETHCAGCHVGGGNIVRRRKTLKQRALERNGVDSVAAIANLITNGKGIMSAYRDRLTAAEIDQLAQYVWQQAQDDWQ; from the coding sequence ATGATGGTGCGATCGCTGCTCAAGTTCGGGCTCTGCCTGCTCGCTGTGCTCTGTAGTGGACTGCTCTGGCTCCCGCTGGGGGCGACGGCAGGAGACTTACAAGAGCCAGAGGCGTCGGCACCGGCTTTGTTTGAAACTCACTGTGCAGGCTGTCACGTCGGCGGGGGCAACATCGTGCGACGGCGCAAAACTTTGAAGCAGCGAGCCCTAGAACGCAATGGCGTAGATTCCGTCGCGGCGATCGCTAATCTGATCACTAATGGCAAAGGCATTATGTCGGCCTATCGCGATCGCCTCACCGCAGCAGAAATCGATCAACTCGCCCAGTACGTTTGGCAACAAGCCCAAGACGACTGGCAGTAA
- the hemB gene encoding porphobilinogen synthase, which yields MFPTHRPRRLRSHPQLRRMVRETVVSTNDLIYPLFAVPGEGVAEEVKSMPGVYQLSIDKIVEEAKEVYDLGIPSIILFGIPDTKDTEATGAWHDCGIVQKATTAVKEAVPDLIVTVDTCLCEYTDHGHCGYLEVGDLSGRVLNDPTLELLKKTAVSQAQAGADIIAPSGMMDGFVTAIREGLDAAGFTNIPIMSYAAKYASAYYGPFRDAADSAPQFGDRRTYQMDPSNSREALKEIALDIDEGADMLMVKPALAYMDIIRQVKDATDLPVAAYNVSGEYSMVKAAALNGWIDEQKVVLETMTSFKRSGADLILTYHAKDVARWLDKVNTIF from the coding sequence ATGTTTCCGACTCATCGTCCTCGTCGTCTCCGGAGCCATCCCCAACTGCGCCGCATGGTGCGCGAAACGGTGGTTTCGACTAATGATCTGATTTATCCCCTGTTTGCAGTCCCCGGTGAAGGGGTGGCCGAAGAGGTCAAGTCCATGCCAGGGGTCTACCAACTGTCTATCGACAAAATTGTCGAAGAAGCCAAGGAAGTTTACGACCTGGGCATTCCTTCCATCATTCTGTTTGGCATCCCCGATACCAAAGACACCGAAGCGACGGGTGCCTGGCATGATTGCGGCATCGTGCAAAAAGCCACCACGGCGGTGAAAGAAGCGGTGCCTGATCTGATCGTCACCGTTGACACTTGCCTCTGTGAATACACCGACCACGGTCACTGTGGCTATCTGGAAGTGGGTGATCTGAGCGGGCGTGTCCTCAACGATCCCACGCTGGAATTGCTGAAGAAAACCGCCGTTTCTCAAGCCCAGGCAGGCGCTGACATTATTGCGCCCTCTGGCATGATGGACGGCTTTGTTACGGCCATCCGCGAAGGCCTGGATGCCGCTGGGTTTACCAATATTCCGATCATGTCCTATGCGGCGAAATATGCGTCGGCGTACTACGGTCCCTTTCGGGATGCGGCGGACTCGGCTCCCCAGTTTGGCGATCGCCGCACCTATCAAATGGACCCCTCCAACAGCCGCGAAGCCCTCAAAGAAATCGCCCTCGACATTGATGAAGGGGCCGATATGCTGATGGTGAAACCGGCTCTGGCCTATATGGACATTATTCGGCAGGTGAAAGACGCGACGGATCTGCCCGTGGCGGCCTATAACGTCTCTGGCGAATATTCCATGGTGAAGGCCGCCGCGCTCAACGGCTGGATTGACGAACAAAAAGTCGTGCTTGAAACGATGACTAGCTTTAAGCGATCGGGCGCGGACTTGATCCTGACCTATCACGCTAAGGATGTTGCCCGCTGGCTCGACAAAGTCAACACGATTTTTTAG
- a CDS encoding phycobilisome protein, with protein MIQQIDQLCVQADGRYATDDELLFFQRYLKTARLRFALYQKLQKLEPQIIDKVLFELKTKEPDLLIINGQDLTAKWQRDTVRLIRYAATAVLTDDEVVFKEKLLIWFQTIMQSFKAERSCEATYRAMQKVLKNLLTADEAALFCPLIELTRVTLGPTRV; from the coding sequence ATGATCCAGCAAATTGACCAACTTTGTGTCCAGGCCGATGGCCGGTACGCGACCGATGACGAACTTCTCTTTTTTCAGCGTTATCTCAAAACAGCGCGACTCCGATTTGCGCTTTACCAAAAGCTGCAAAAGCTAGAGCCCCAAATTATCGACAAAGTGCTCTTCGAATTGAAAACCAAGGAGCCCGATTTACTGATCATCAATGGTCAAGACTTGACTGCCAAATGGCAGCGAGATACGGTGCGCCTGATACGCTATGCCGCTACAGCTGTCCTCACGGACGATGAAGTGGTTTTCAAAGAGAAGCTATTGATCTGGTTTCAGACGATCATGCAATCGTTTAAGGCTGAACGCAGCTGTGAAGCCACCTACCGAGCTATGCAGAAAGTGTTGAAGAACTTGCTGACTGCCGATGAAGCCGCATTGTTTTGTCCCTTGATTGAGCTGACTCGAGTCACTTTAGGGCCAACGCGCGTTTGA
- the hetR gene encoding heterocyst differentiation control protein (controls heterocyst differentiation; has protease DNA-binding activity) has protein sequence MTESATSAQEVSLPVGDDTEIIADLKVSSADRILFYLAISVMKLGGHRYGSFLEAANTAAKLAIYSSYLEQGHNVRKTSFLHHVEPKRVRAIVKEVEALKADGKSLTSLSDQEPYYLIGLPFLWQEKYPWEAGQCRLNNHYLSAKEHEALYEQLPADLPSARFLDMLEFLDLIQLLHEKSQAEYPPSRQMPLSDALTEHIKFRLLHSGTVTQVDIPFLSIPIFALTRTHYAPKGQQERVFTMIDDLARFGKLMQDWVVEQPDVLRGLEVFDVAPEQREKALAELDTMLKAWADKYHQEGGHPMILQLAAGTREPGDA, from the coding sequence GTGACCGAATCCGCGACGTCTGCTCAGGAAGTGTCTCTACCCGTTGGAGACGATACCGAAATCATTGCCGACCTAAAAGTGAGTTCGGCCGATCGCATCTTGTTTTACCTGGCCATCAGCGTGATGAAGCTTGGGGGGCATCGGTATGGCTCGTTTCTAGAAGCGGCGAACACCGCAGCCAAACTAGCGATCTATTCATCCTATTTAGAACAGGGCCACAACGTCCGTAAAACCAGCTTTTTGCATCATGTTGAGCCAAAGCGGGTGCGGGCGATCGTCAAAGAGGTCGAAGCCCTGAAAGCCGACGGCAAATCTCTCACCAGCCTCAGCGACCAAGAGCCCTACTACCTCATTGGTCTGCCCTTCCTCTGGCAGGAAAAATATCCCTGGGAAGCCGGACAATGCCGCCTCAACAACCATTACCTCAGTGCCAAAGAGCATGAAGCACTGTATGAGCAACTGCCAGCAGATCTGCCCTCCGCCCGGTTTTTAGACATGCTGGAGTTTTTAGATCTGATTCAGCTGCTCCACGAAAAGTCGCAGGCTGAATATCCCCCCAGTCGCCAGATGCCGCTGAGTGATGCCCTGACTGAGCACATCAAATTTCGACTGCTGCACTCTGGCACGGTCACCCAGGTAGATATTCCCTTTTTATCGATTCCGATTTTTGCGCTGACGCGCACCCACTATGCCCCCAAAGGTCAGCAAGAGCGGGTCTTCACCATGATCGACGACTTGGCTCGCTTTGGTAAGCTCATGCAAGATTGGGTGGTCGAACAGCCTGATGTGCTACGCGGCTTAGAAGTGTTTGATGTGGCGCCAGAGCAGCGGGAGAAAGCCCTGGCAGAACTCGACACGATGCTCAAAGCTTGGGCCGATAAGTATCACCAAGAGGGCGGCCACCCCATGATTTTGCAACTTGCGGCGGGTACTCGCGAGCCGGGTGACGCTTAG
- a CDS encoding alpha/beta hydrolase family protein has product MKKPFRRLLGIVVGLISVSFIPAMAQATWQQPPEPIASMLDTPWYPGVIISPNHQWLVRLHRPALTPLAELAQPRLELAGLQLNPALRAPAQAYGFVGLTVQAIATGEQVDIALPQAAGIRNFRWSPTGNLLAFTLDEPTGVALWVADMTTAKAWQLTEPTLNNTYGAPCRWLANDAGLLCKMVPANLGPAPIAHAVPTGPRIEQNLGRTAPVRTYTNLLESPADEALFEHYLTSELARVDLQGDRIVLTAPQLIAAAAPSPDGQWILLRTIQRPFSYQVPARLFPKRISVLNQAGEEVYRVDDLPLADDIPVTFDSVRTGRRTTGWRSDRPATLYWIEALDGGDASAEVEYRDAVFQLSAPFQQPPEPLWQTQLRYNDILWGHDTLALGIEAWYDTRRVRVWQLNPETPAQPPTLLDDRDYQDRYNDPGQPMTTPGPYQRRVLMLSPDQQSLYLRGRGASPEGVYPFLDRWHLATQAKTRLWQAADPYYESVVALLNDDATQIITHRESTAETPNYWRHDLMTGEAIALTDFADPRPWYRDLVPQVIRYERADGVMLSATLYLPPGHDPATDGPLPTFLWAYPQEFKSRDAASQVTTAENAFRRPYAYDPRFLLTQGYAIVMGPTMPIIGEGDAEPNDTYVEQLTQSAEAVVNYLVEQGISRRDQLAIGGHSYGAFTAANLLAHTDLFQAGIANSGAYNRSLTPFGFQGEQRTFWDATDTYLTMSPFTHAAKINEPLLLIHGANDENAGTYPIQSERLYGAIKGLGGTVRWVELPLEGHGYESREAVGHVLWEMERWLATYLKQPERASPDTEQPAAIAP; this is encoded by the coding sequence ATGAAAAAGCCATTTCGCCGTCTATTAGGAATTGTCGTCGGCCTAATTAGCGTTTCTTTCATTCCTGCAATGGCCCAAGCCACCTGGCAACAACCGCCCGAACCCATCGCCTCGATGCTGGATACGCCCTGGTATCCGGGCGTGATTATTTCCCCCAATCACCAATGGCTCGTGCGGCTGCATCGTCCCGCCTTGACGCCACTCGCGGAGTTGGCCCAACCCCGGCTAGAACTGGCTGGGCTGCAGCTCAACCCGGCCTTGAGAGCGCCCGCCCAGGCCTATGGGTTTGTGGGCCTGACGGTGCAAGCGATCGCCACTGGCGAGCAAGTGGACATCGCCCTTCCCCAAGCTGCGGGCATTCGCAATTTCCGCTGGTCGCCCACGGGTAATCTGCTGGCGTTCACCCTGGATGAACCGACGGGTGTGGCGCTGTGGGTCGCCGATATGACAACGGCCAAAGCCTGGCAACTGACCGAGCCCACCCTCAACAATACCTACGGTGCGCCCTGTCGTTGGCTGGCGAACGATGCCGGCCTGCTCTGCAAAATGGTGCCCGCTAATTTGGGGCCAGCGCCGATCGCCCACGCCGTTCCGACGGGGCCGCGCATTGAGCAAAACCTGGGGCGCACTGCTCCGGTACGCACCTACACTAACTTGCTAGAGTCGCCCGCGGATGAAGCCCTGTTTGAGCATTACCTCACCTCAGAACTGGCGCGCGTGGATTTGCAGGGCGATCGCATTGTGTTGACCGCTCCCCAACTGATCGCCGCCGCTGCGCCCTCCCCCGATGGCCAGTGGATTCTCTTGCGCACAATCCAGCGACCGTTTTCCTACCAGGTGCCCGCACGACTCTTTCCTAAACGCATCAGCGTGCTCAATCAAGCGGGGGAAGAGGTATATCGCGTGGATGACTTGCCGCTGGCCGATGATATTCCGGTCACCTTTGACTCGGTGCGCACTGGCCGACGTACGACGGGTTGGCGCAGCGATCGCCCCGCCACCCTGTACTGGATCGAAGCCCTCGACGGGGGAGATGCCAGCGCCGAAGTCGAGTACCGCGACGCCGTATTTCAACTGTCGGCCCCCTTTCAGCAGCCGCCTGAACCGCTGTGGCAAACCCAACTCCGCTACAACGACATTCTCTGGGGCCACGACACCCTCGCCCTCGGCATTGAAGCCTGGTACGACACCCGCCGCGTCCGCGTTTGGCAGCTCAATCCGGAAACTCCAGCACAGCCGCCAACGCTGCTGGACGATCGCGATTATCAAGACCGCTACAACGATCCGGGCCAACCGATGACGACGCCTGGTCCCTATCAACGCCGCGTCCTCATGCTTTCTCCCGATCAACAGAGCCTTTACCTCCGGGGACGGGGCGCGTCGCCCGAGGGCGTGTATCCCTTTCTCGATCGCTGGCACCTCGCCACGCAAGCAAAAACCCGCCTGTGGCAAGCGGCTGATCCCTATTACGAATCTGTGGTGGCCTTGCTGAATGATGACGCCACCCAAATCATCACCCACCGCGAATCGACGGCGGAAACCCCCAATTATTGGCGACACGATTTGATGACGGGCGAGGCGATCGCGCTAACCGACTTTGCCGACCCGCGTCCTTGGTATCGAGATTTGGTGCCCCAGGTGATTCGTTATGAGCGAGCCGATGGTGTGATGCTATCGGCGACGCTGTATCTCCCACCGGGTCATGATCCCGCCACGGATGGACCACTGCCAACGTTTCTGTGGGCCTATCCCCAAGAGTTCAAAAGTCGCGATGCCGCTTCGCAGGTCACCACGGCGGAAAATGCCTTTCGTCGTCCCTACGCCTATGATCCCCGCTTTTTGTTGACTCAGGGGTATGCCATCGTCATGGGGCCGACCATGCCCATCATTGGCGAAGGCGACGCTGAACCAAACGATACCTATGTGGAACAACTCACTCAGAGTGCTGAGGCGGTGGTGAACTATCTGGTTGAACAGGGCATTAGTCGGCGCGATCAACTGGCGATCGGCGGCCATTCTTATGGTGCGTTCACCGCGGCTAACTTGCTGGCCCACACCGATTTATTCCAAGCGGGGATTGCCAATAGCGGAGCCTACAACCGCAGTCTGACGCCCTTTGGCTTTCAGGGTGAGCAACGCACCTTTTGGGACGCGACCGATACCTATTTAACGATGTCGCCTTTCACCCACGCGGCAAAGATTAATGAACCGTTGCTCTTAATTCATGGGGCCAATGACGAAAATGCGGGCACGTATCCGATTCAAAGCGAACGGCTCTATGGCGCAATCAAAGGGCTCGGCGGCACGGTCCGTTGGGTCGAACTACCGTTGGAAGGGCACGGCTATGAGTCGCGCGAAGCGGTTGGTCATGTGCTGTGGGAAATGGAGCGCTGGTTGGCCACGTATCTCAAACAGCCGGAGCGGGCCTCACCGGATACTGAGCAGCCAGCCGCGATCGCCCCTTGA
- a CDS encoding DUF6653 family protein, which produces MTSLDQLTNLFHMTDQVWSRHANPWSVWTRYGALPLLIGAIWSRVWWGWFALLPTLLVILWIWLNPRMFPKPKTTRQWASKAVIGERIWLNQKQVPIPRHHRPVIAVTNTVNAIGFGICLWGLWSLHPYLTLMGLSWVILGKTWFLDRMVWLCDEMSDRCPQYQEWLY; this is translated from the coding sequence ATGACTAGCCTTGACCAACTGACTAACCTGTTTCATATGACCGATCAGGTTTGGAGTCGCCACGCCAACCCCTGGAGTGTCTGGACCCGTTATGGGGCCTTACCTTTGCTGATCGGGGCAATTTGGTCGCGGGTTTGGTGGGGATGGTTCGCGCTGCTGCCAACGCTCTTAGTCATCTTGTGGATTTGGCTCAATCCTCGAATGTTTCCCAAACCGAAAACCACTCGGCAATGGGCCTCCAAAGCGGTCATTGGTGAGCGGATTTGGCTCAACCAGAAGCAAGTGCCGATTCCTCGGCATCATCGTCCAGTCATCGCAGTGACCAATACTGTCAACGCGATCGGCTTTGGCATTTGCCTTTGGGGTCTCTGGAGTCTGCATCCCTACCTCACCCTGATGGGACTATCCTGGGTGATTTTGGGCAAAACGTGGTTTCTCGATCGCATGGTGTGGCTGTGTGACGAGATGAGCGATCGCTGCCCCCAGTATCAAGAATGGCTCTACTAG
- a CDS encoding EAL domain-containing protein, with protein MLPPTKYLLFFPEFLMAHSSRANSPPQLENNFLAINPEALTLLQMISMEVSKAADFESALTCLLELVCSHTAWVYGEVWLPSGPQVLKHSGVWFASHPQYHAFSQGSQTWTFEAGQGLPGRVYHSGQTEWIADVAEASSSLFKRRDLAAEYGLGAAVGVPVSLDDDTLMVLVFLMNEAHACDRLQIHLVEAVAAHLGAILRLKRTEAELLTHQQYLQRLMNTLPGIVFTAKGPPDWKMRSLSDGCLRLTGYSHADLTTETDPISYNDITHPDDLPGVLAAIQQALSAAQFYEVEYRIITRSGETKWVWEKGQGVLDQQGNPIGLEGFITDISTLKQAETALRESETRYRMLAERSLDLISQHDLHGNIQYMSSGCQNLLGYAAAELVGKSPMWLVHPQDHRHVVHYFRQFLSRQTTHPLRFRMRHRDGSYRWFETISCMMEQSILTDEAQVLAVTRDVTQTVEAETTLVDREKFLNLVLDSIPQRLFWKDHNGVYRGCNQTFAESIGLPTTAAVVGKTDYDIAAYSPEAARQFRQQDHQIMQNNWPEINVLEQHGQGAEQTWINVSKFPIHNAEQQVVGVLGSLEDVSDRIEFQQSLNRREQYLTALVELQRQLLDLDDTWNHERFEATLEPLATATGASRALLYVVDAHDPSRLLQTAQWTDAETPSTFGDPQVAVLARDGALADWTAALAQGECINQTVDEFPPAIRPIWGAPPSNVKSILLLPLLIRGHFNGLVGFSNCQVARQWSPSEVTLLRVAANAIAIAMERLQAEQSRQQAESKYRSIFENAVEGIFQTTTEGRYITVNPMLAKIYGYDSPDDLITSLTNIATELYVDVHQRHTFVERMLRDGAVIGYESAVYRKDGSIIWISESARTIFDAQGQIMGFEGTVEDITQRKQAEIELHQRDRLLEGVAQASQQLLTNLNVEDSIHKMLATLGEAAAADRVYIYENHLHPISGEPCMSMRYEWTQAHITPSIHQSHWQNKCYSEHGLIRWYRALQAGQSIRGRVSTLPLQEQDLLSRDAIASILMVPIFIDQDLWGYIGFDACDPDRDWTPSEESILVTIAASVGGALKRQHTEAQMRYQAFHDPLTGLPNRTAFNQELPLIITAARRRDQRVAVMFLDLDRFKNINDTLGHAIGDQLLVQATQRLSDGLRREDLLARWGGDEFTLILQNIDSLDEASRVAERLSQKLKPPFLIENHELYVTSSIGIAVFPQDGDSVTTLLQNADAAMYAAKAAGRNTHRFYTSTLSSHASQQLLLEKHLHQALQREEFRLYFQPQIDVAQGRICRIEALLRWRSPELGEVMPNQFIPIAEEIGLIIPLGDWVLKQACCQLQIWQEQGFSDLEIAVNLSARQLHHATLVQDVEQVLAAFDLAPQSLELEVTETAALSNLDVSIATLQQLRQLGIRLVMDDFGTGYSSLSYLKRLPFHGLKIDRSFVENIPNDAQDMAMLKAVVALGQALQLGLVAEGVETPEQATYLRSLGCEQMQGYWFSRPLSRQAMTAFLQRHWPHYNTDNTTGVTKQES; from the coding sequence GTGTTGCCCCCCACGAAGTATTTGCTGTTCTTTCCTGAATTTCTGATGGCCCACTCTTCCCGCGCGAACTCTCCCCCTCAGTTAGAAAACAATTTCCTGGCGATCAATCCAGAAGCATTAACCCTGCTCCAAATGATTTCGATGGAAGTCAGCAAAGCCGCTGATTTTGAGTCGGCGTTGACCTGCCTGCTAGAGCTCGTGTGTAGCCACACAGCATGGGTTTATGGGGAAGTGTGGCTGCCCTCAGGCCCTCAAGTGCTAAAGCATAGCGGGGTCTGGTTTGCCTCACATCCGCAATATCATGCCTTTAGCCAAGGGAGCCAGACTTGGACGTTTGAGGCGGGACAAGGCTTGCCTGGGCGCGTCTATCACTCGGGGCAAACCGAGTGGATTGCCGATGTCGCAGAGGCCTCATCGTCTCTGTTTAAGCGCCGCGATTTGGCGGCGGAATATGGCTTGGGCGCGGCTGTCGGGGTGCCCGTTTCGCTCGACGATGACACCCTGATGGTGCTGGTGTTTTTGATGAATGAGGCGCATGCTTGCGATCGCCTCCAGATTCATCTAGTCGAAGCCGTCGCCGCCCATTTAGGCGCGATCTTGCGGCTCAAACGCACCGAAGCTGAGCTTTTGACCCACCAGCAATATTTGCAACGGTTAATGAATACCCTGCCGGGGATTGTGTTTACGGCCAAAGGCCCCCCCGACTGGAAGATGCGATCGCTCAGTGACGGTTGCCTGCGCCTCACCGGCTATAGCCATGCCGATCTGACCACCGAAACTGACCCGATCTCTTATAACGACATCACCCATCCTGACGATTTGCCCGGAGTGCTGGCCGCGATTCAGCAAGCGCTCTCGGCGGCGCAATTTTACGAGGTAGAGTACCGGATCATCACCCGCAGCGGTGAAACCAAATGGGTATGGGAAAAAGGGCAGGGCGTTTTAGATCAGCAGGGCAATCCCATCGGGCTGGAGGGGTTTATCACTGATATTTCGACTCTCAAGCAGGCCGAAACGGCGTTGCGCGAAAGTGAAACCCGTTACCGCATGCTGGCAGAGCGATCGCTCGACCTGATCTCACAACACGACCTGCATGGCAACATTCAGTACATGTCTTCGGGCTGTCAGAATTTGTTGGGCTATGCCGCCGCCGAACTTGTCGGCAAATCACCCATGTGGCTCGTGCATCCCCAAGACCACCGACACGTTGTTCATTACTTCCGCCAATTTTTAAGCCGCCAAACCACGCACCCCTTGCGGTTCCGCATGCGGCATCGCGATGGCTCCTATCGCTGGTTTGAAACCATTAGCTGCATGATGGAGCAGTCCATCCTGACGGATGAGGCCCAAGTGTTGGCCGTGACCCGGGACGTGACGCAAACCGTGGAAGCCGAAACGACCCTGGTTGATCGAGAAAAGTTTCTCAATCTCGTGCTCGATAGCATTCCTCAACGCCTGTTTTGGAAAGACCACAACGGCGTTTATCGGGGCTGTAACCAGACGTTTGCCGAGAGTATTGGGCTGCCGACGACGGCGGCTGTGGTGGGCAAGACTGACTACGACATTGCGGCCTATTCGCCCGAAGCGGCCCGCCAGTTTCGGCAGCAAGATCACCAGATCATGCAAAATAATTGGCCTGAGATTAACGTCCTAGAGCAGCATGGCCAGGGGGCCGAGCAAACCTGGATTAATGTCAGCAAATTTCCCATTCACAATGCCGAACAGCAGGTGGTCGGCGTACTCGGTAGCTTAGAAGATGTGAGCGATCGCATCGAGTTTCAGCAAAGTCTTAACCGTCGCGAACAGTATTTGACTGCCCTGGTCGAGCTGCAGCGCCAGCTCCTTGATTTAGACGACACCTGGAACCATGAGCGATTTGAGGCCACCCTCGAACCCTTGGCGACCGCCACTGGCGCCAGTCGCGCCCTGTTATATGTCGTTGATGCTCACGACCCGAGCCGCCTGTTACAAACCGCGCAGTGGACGGATGCCGAGACGCCCTCGACCTTTGGCGATCCCCAAGTGGCGGTCTTGGCGCGCGATGGCGCTCTGGCCGACTGGACCGCTGCATTGGCCCAAGGTGAATGCATAAACCAAACGGTGGATGAGTTTCCGCCAGCAATTCGGCCCATTTGGGGAGCGCCGCCGTCTAATGTGAAATCCATTTTGTTATTGCCGTTGCTGATTCGCGGGCACTTTAACGGCTTGGTGGGATTTAGCAATTGCCAGGTGGCGCGGCAGTGGTCGCCGTCTGAAGTGACGTTGTTGCGGGTGGCTGCCAACGCGATCGCGATCGCCATGGAGCGTTTACAAGCCGAGCAGTCACGACAACAGGCCGAGAGCAAATATCGCAGCATTTTTGAAAACGCCGTTGAAGGGATTTTTCAAACCACCACTGAGGGGCGCTACATCACCGTCAACCCGATGTTGGCGAAGATCTATGGCTATGACTCGCCGGATGATTTGATCACCAGTTTGACCAATATTGCCACTGAGCTCTACGTGGATGTGCACCAGCGCCACACGTTTGTGGAACGCATGCTCCGGGACGGCGCGGTGATCGGCTATGAGTCGGCGGTATACCGCAAAGACGGCAGCATCATCTGGATTTCGGAATCGGCCCGCACGATTTTCGATGCCCAAGGACAGATCATGGGGTTTGAGGGCACGGTCGAAGACATCACCCAGCGCAAACAGGCAGAAATCGAGCTGCACCAGCGCGATCGCCTACTGGAAGGGGTGGCTCAAGCGAGCCAGCAGTTGCTCACCAACCTCAATGTCGAAGACTCCATTCACAAAATGCTGGCCACCCTGGGCGAGGCTGCTGCTGCCGATCGCGTCTACATTTACGAAAATCATCTGCATCCGATATCCGGTGAGCCCTGCATGAGCATGCGCTACGAATGGACGCAAGCCCACATTACTCCCAGCATCCATCAATCGCACTGGCAAAACAAATGCTATAGCGAACACGGCCTCATTCGCTGGTATCGCGCCTTGCAGGCAGGGCAGTCCATCCGGGGACGAGTGAGTACCCTGCCACTCCAAGAACAAGACTTGTTGAGCCGGGATGCGATCGCGTCGATTTTGATGGTGCCGATCTTCATTGACCAGGACTTGTGGGGCTACATCGGGTTTGACGCTTGCGACCCCGACCGCGACTGGACCCCCAGTGAAGAATCCATTTTGGTGACGATCGCCGCCAGTGTTGGCGGTGCCCTCAAGCGCCAACACACCGAAGCCCAAATGCGCTACCAGGCGTTTCATGATCCCCTCACGGGGCTGCCCAATCGCACCGCCTTTAATCAAGAACTGCCGCTGATCATCACCGCCGCCCGTCGCCGCGACCAGAGGGTAGCGGTCATGTTTTTAGACCTGGATCGGTTCAAAAATATCAACGACACCCTCGGCCATGCGATCGGCGATCAGCTCTTGGTACAGGCCACCCAGCGTTTGAGTGACGGTTTGCGCCGCGAAGATTTACTCGCCCGGTGGGGCGGCGACGAGTTCACGCTGATCTTGCAAAACATTGACAGCCTCGACGAAGCGAGTCGCGTCGCTGAGCGTCTGAGCCAAAAACTCAAGCCCCCCTTCCTGATTGAGAACCACGAACTTTACGTGACCAGCAGCATCGGGATCGCCGTCTTTCCGCAAGATGGGGATAGCGTCACTACCCTGTTGCAAAATGCCGACGCCGCCATGTATGCCGCCAAAGCCGCTGGTCGCAATACCCATCGCTTTTACACCTCGACCCTGAGTTCCCACGCTTCCCAACAGCTGCTCCTCGAAAAACACCTGCATCAAGCGTTACAGCGCGAAGAGTTTCGCCTCTACTTTCAGCCTCAAATTGATGTGGCCCAGGGACGCATCTGCCGGATTGAGGCGTTGTTGCGCTGGCGCAGTCCAGAACTGGGTGAAGTTATGCCCAATCAGTTTATTCCCATAGCGGAGGAAATCGGCCTCATTATTCCCCTCGGTGACTGGGTGCTCAAGCAAGCCTGCTGTCAGCTCCAAATCTGGCAAGAGCAAGGCTTTTCCGACTTGGAAATCGCCGTGAATCTATCGGCGCGGCAGCTGCATCATGCGACCCTGGTGCAAGACGTGGAACAGGTGCTGGCGGCCTTTGACTTGGCCCCCCAGTCGCTGGAGCTGGAGGTGACTGAAACCGCAGCGTTGTCGAACTTGGACGTTTCCATCGCGACGCTGCAACAACTCCGCCAGCTAGGCATTCGCTTGGTGATGGATGATTTTGGCACCGGTTATTCATCCCTCAGTTATTTGAAGCGGTTGCCGTTTCATGGCTTGAAAATCGATCGCTCTTTTGTCGAAAACATTCCCAACGATGCGCAAGATATGGCCATGCTCAAGGCCGTCGTGGCGCTAGGGCAAGCGCTGCAATTGGGCTTGGTGGCCGAAGGGGTCGAAACCCCCGAACAAGCCACCTACTTGAGAAGTCTAGGGTGTGAGCAGATGCAGGGGTATTGGTTTAGTCGTCCTTTGAGTCGTCAGGCCATGACGGCGTTTTTGCAACGGCACTGGCCTCACTACAATACAGACAACACAACTGGCGTCACGAAACAGGAATCATGA